In the genome of Calothrix sp. PCC 6303, the window GTAAAATACTGGTGTATATCTATAGACACTGTACGAAATCTAAGTTAATTTCACAAAAACTTCAAGTTATAGAATCCGATGAATTCCCGAATCTACTTTATTGTGAGCCTCCTAACAGTCATAACTTTTGTTCCTGACAATAGACCTGTAGCAGCTGAGAAGGTCAAAATTAACTTGCCTCCAGGCATACCAGCGATCGCAGATAATCAGGTGAATACTAAAGTAATAAACGTTACTCAGTTAGTAGAAAAACTGCGTACTGCCGACGTTGAAGAACGTCGAAAAATTATTGAGCAACTGAGCGGTACTCAAGAAAATATTGTGCCAGCTTTAGTTCAGGCAATGGAAGACCCTGATCCTCTAGTGAAAAGTGCTGTGGCAGAGGTGTTGGGAAATCTTACGGATGCAGCAGTACCAGCTATCCCAGCGTTGATTGAGATGATGAAGAGTGGGCAAAGAGCCATCGTGCCGTCGTCCTATCTAATTTCACCTTATGGATACCCAGTTATTGCTAGCCTTCCCGCTTCCGGAAATACTGAAGAGCGACGTATTCCATCTACCCCTCCCGAAAACCCTGAAAACCTTTTGCGGATTACAGCGATCGCGTCTCTGGGCAAAATAGGTTTACCAGCTAGAATATCAGCTACTCCTCCCCTGATCCAAGCCTTGCAAGACCCAGATCCTTGGGTGAAGCTAAATGCTACATGGGCGCTTTCGGAAATTGGAGCCTCCACACCCCTACTAGCTTACTGGTTAGAAGCTTTACAAAGCTCAGACCCGAAGCTGCGTAATAGTGCAGCCGAAATTTTTCAAGATTCCAGATCACTCCTCCGTAAAGTCTTTGGCTCGGAGGCTGATGCCAATACTGCTATCCCGTTACTTGTAGCGCTTAAAGATGAAGATGTTACAGTTCGTGATGTTGCTGGTAAAGGATTAGAGTTGTTAGGAACAAAGGCAATACCAGGATTAATCCAAGGATTAAAAGCACCAGAACCAATTGTGCGCTTGGAAGCTGCGAAACTGTTGGGTAATCTGGGAGTGACAGCACAGTCGGCAGTTCCGAACCTGGTGGTACTACTGGGAGATTCTGGACGTTATGTGCCACCAAACACCAACAGAAACGGTTTGTTTTTATCCTCACTCCCTCCTCTGGCAATACCGTATACTCCAGGCAGAAGGCAATATCCCCCTGCCCCCGATAACCCCGATAAATTGGTAAGAATAAATGCTGCAATTGCTTTGGGGAAAGTTGGCGATCGCAAGGCTATTTCTGCCCTAACAAATGCCCTCAAAGATAATAATCCTTGGATGCAACTGTCTACTGCATGGGCATTATTGAAGTTGGGACAAAACCAAGGTTTGCCTGTTGTTGGGCGATTGGTGCAGCACCCAAATTCATCAATTCAAAGGGAGGCATTATCCCAGATTAAAGGCTACGGTTCACAGGGAGCAACCTATCTTTTGCCTTACTATGGAGCGCAATTAGACTCCAGGGATGAAAATAAGCGCAATAACGCCATTATTGAAATTGGACAGCTTGGCGTGAGGGCTTTAGATTTAGTCCCCAAGCTGCGGGTGATATTAGTGGGTAAGCAGAAAAATTCATCCGGTTATGCGGCGACAATTTTGGGTCAAATTGCGTTAGATACGGCTGTGGCTGGGCAAACTGGAAATCTTTCCCCCAAACAACGCAAACAAGCGATCGCTCAGTTTAACAAAGTATTGCAAATCATGGAAGCTCCCAATGCTCGGTTCAATACTCAACCACGCGATCGCATCCGTAATGCGTTAACTAGGCTCCGCAGTATTACTTAGGCTTATTTATGAATATTGTAATAATTTTTGCTTGGTATGGCGGAGGTAATTAGCCTCACGTAACATAATACCAATAATACCAAGTTGCCTTCTTTCGTGGTAATTTCAAAATCGTGAGATTACTTCCCTTCGGTTGCAATGGCAGATAGACACTACTACATCTGACAGCAACTTGGTATAAACTTTTACTATCAACTGATAACTGTCAACTGATAAATATTAACTGATTCTGTAATTGGTGCAGGTGCAGCCATATCAGCAGGTAAGAAAATCCGCGCACTAACTGCAACAAGGGCGACAAAAAATATCAGAACTACTATTAAAGGGGCAATGTATTGACGAAATATAGCCATATATCTATCACTAATGCTTTGGGCGAGTTTAAATTTGAAGTTTTGTTAACGTTACTTGACTTATTCTAACCTTATTAAACGCTAGAAATAGAACAAAATTTTAACTCTTCAGTAATTTTCATCTTCTGCCCTGTTCAAAATCAGCGATCGCTCTCTCCCAATACCAATTATCATCCATACCTGGTTCTTCTTGGCGAATCTTAGCTACAAGTTTTTCCGCAGCTTCAGTATCCCCATCCAGCATAGCAACCAACCGATTTTTTAAGTCAACTCCAGCCGCAAATTCCTCTGGACGATATTCTCGCCGAGGAATTCGACGTTTCCGTGGGGCTGGTTGATGGCGGCGAAATTCCCAAAATAATACATAGTAAATTGTGCCAAAAATCACAATCAAACTAAATGTTCCCAAGAATGTAACCAGGTTCAACGGCAGGTTGCCCAAAACCAACTGCGAAAGTATATAGCCCAGTAAAACACCTGTGAACAAAAGAATAGTTGTAGAAGTTGTGATAATTAATTTTTGACCCATAGTTATACTTCCTCTTCATTAAGTCCAGGTCGTGGAATTGTTGTAATCTGTTGCTTCCAAGGGGCAACAATTGGTAAGAGTAATAATCCTGGAATCGCTGCGGCAACTGTAAGTAAAAAGAAACCTGACCAACCTGTTTGTTTTGCCCAGACTCCGGCAGGTGCAGAAAGAACATCACGGCTAATTGCCATTAAGCTGGAAAACAAAGCAAACTGAGTGGTTGTAAAGCGATGATTACACAAGCTCATCAAAAACGCCACCATTACCACCGTTACGAGTCCAGCACAGAAGTTTTCAACGTTAACGGCAATAAATAGAACGGAAATGTCTTTTCCTGCCTGTGCCACAGCATAATACCCTAGGTTGCTAATGAGTTGCAGCAGTCCAAATATCCAAAGACAGCGATTCACCCCAATTCGTGTCATTAATATCCCACCAGTCAGCACACCAACAGTAGTAGGTACTAATCCCACCAGAAACATTCCCGCAAGATCAGTCTTTGTGAACCCAGTTTGAAGTAAAAATGGAGTGCTAGTAATCCCCACAAGCGAATCACCCAGTCGATAAAGAAAAATAAATGCCAGGATAGCGCAACCCAATGGGAATCCGACACGCAGAAAAAATTCTTTAAAAGGTAAGAATATGGCTTCTTTGAGGTTTTGGGGGGGACGGTTAGCAAGGTTTTCTAATCCTTCTGCTGGCATTAACAATGATGTGACAATCCAAGCGATAAGTAGCGCTGCTAAAAGCAGGTTGAAAACTGGTAATTCAATTTTTTTAGCAAATAAACTCCACAGCGCACCTGTGACTAATCCAGTGATAGATATCAGAAAAATCACATCTGTGCTTGATAGTGGTGCTGGTTTGGACAATGGTTGAGGCAGTTGAGGTTCCCTAGGTGCCCAAATTGTTACGAATACACTTACTGCCATTAATCCTGCCATCAGGAAATAAATTATGTTCCACTCAACACCTCTATCGGTAAGGAATAAAGCTAAAGGCAGTGCTGCGAATAAAGATAGACGATAGCCCAAAACCCACACAGATGCACCGGGTTTAGCTTCTTCAGGTTCGAGAATATCAGTACGGTAAGCGTCACCGACAATATCTTGTGTAGCGCTAAAAAATGTAATTGCTAAACAGCTAACTGCTAAAATTTGCAGAACTTGATCATTTTGCGATGGTTGTTGGAAACCTAGTGAAGTAATGGCAATTACTAAAGCGATTTGTGTAATTACCAACCAACCTCTTCGCAGTCCTAAAAGTGGGGGTGTAAAACGATCTAATAATGGCGACCACAAAAACTTGAGGGAGTATGGTAAGCCAAGTAAACTAAATAATGTGATTTGAGCAATATCGATTTTAGCATCTTCCAACCATGCTTGTAAGGTTCGGGAGGTTAAAAATAGGGGTAGTCCAGATGCAAATCCTAGTAGTAGCAAAGCCCCCATTTTGCGACTTTTAAATGCTCTTTGTAAGGCTTGAATTTCTTTCACTGTATCAGTTTCCTCTAAGTTTTCAATTTACGCTATCATTTTTATAGTTTGCTACCTAAGTCAGCTATTCTATTTCTTGGCTAAGTGTTAGTCGTAAATCTCAGCTATGTTGACATAGATTTGTTTAAATTTCACATTCTATACACAAATTTCCTGGAAAAGTTACCAAAATATAACTTTCTCCCGATTCCACTCTCTGGATTCAGGCTATGGGTCGTTTCATTTCCCAGGGATATATGATTTGTTTAGGCTTTATCCAATTTAGTCCCAAGTTAGTATTATTATAGTTACCTCTGAAAAACGGATCTTAACTAAAATAGGTTTGATATTTATGCAAGTACAAACAAAAAAATCTAATTACACTAATTACACGCCAGAAGAATATTTAGAACTAGAAGAAAAGGCTGACTTTAAAAGCGAATATCGCAATGGAAAAATTATTCCGATGACTGGTGGAACGACAAATCATAACAAAATAGCTGGAAATTTTTATGCCTTTTTAAAGTTTGCTTTGAAAGGTAGTAATTATGATATTTACATTGGTGATGTGCGTTTGTGGATATCTAAATATCGCCAGTATACTTATCCCGATGTCATGGTGATCCAGGGGGAAGCTGAGTATACGGGAACTAGTAGCACAACTGTAATGAATCCTTGCTTAATTGTGGAAGTTTTATCTAAATCTACTCAAAATTATGATCAAGGAGATAAGTTTTTATATTATCGTTCAATTCCTGAATTAAAGGAATATATTTTAATCGATCAGTATGAATATCGAGTGATGCAGTATGTGAAGACTGCCGAAGGAAAATGGATTTTGACGGAAATTGAAGGTAAGTCTGCTGTTTTAGATCTGCAAACAATAGAGTTTAAAATTGATTTTAGCGAGTTGTATGAGAAGGTAAATTTTGCAGAGAGTGAAGAATAGAGGGAATGTTTTTTAACGCAAAGGTACGCATTAGACGCTTTTGCGGCTTCCCGCAGGGTAGGTAAGCGCAGAGGTACGCAGAGAGTTTTTTGCTATTGATTGGTTGGGAAAAATAGGTGTTTATAAATTTTGAGTAGGGTGAACTTGGTGTTTTCTAATTTCTACACCATGGGTTGCTAAACATTTTAACCAACCGTTGCGGGTTCCTATTTCACTTTTTTGCTTCAATAATCCGAGTTTTTGTTCTTGTTGGGTGAGTTGGGCAAATTCTTGATAACGGGGATATTTTTCTGTGACAAATGTCTCTTTGCGATGAAGAATTGGGGGGTTTTCCCGTTCTTTATAATTAGTGTGAACTACCCAAAGGGTTTTGAGATTGATGTTAATGCTTGCTTCTAAGACTGGGTGAGGTTCGTCATCAAAGTTGGGGTATGAAAGGTAAGAAATGCGGGGCTCATTGGTATAAAATTTAATTAGGGTTGCTCCTTCTATACTGCCTAAAAAGCGACTTGCACAACCTTCATAGATGCGAAGAAGTGGATCTAGTTCCTGTAATGCAGAGGTGTGAACGTATAGCGCACCACGGGTATGTTTGCCAATTTTACTTTTCTCACAGGCAGTTTTGACTACTCCTGGTTGTCCCAAACTCAGTAATTTTGCATCTGCAACTTGGCAAGCATCTTCAAAGTCACCGAAAAATGCTTTGATGTCGTGACGCATTGCTGAAGATAGTTGATAATAACTGCGTTCTCCTTCGGAGTGACATAAGGCTAAGTATACTTGAATATCTAAGGAGCGGCGATACGCGATCGCATCCCACTCTTCTTCCTTGGTAACTTGTAATATTACTCCAAATGCACGGCGAAAACTACCAAATTCTTTGAGGATTTCACCTTGGTTTGGTAGCTCTCCTTTCACTGGCAACCGCCCCCTATGGGTGTAGAATGCCATAAGCGATCGCAATATCTCTTCGTAGTCTGCAAATCTCTTGGTTGTAATCACCACGCTGGGTGTATATATCACTGAAGAATATCTTAATGCTCGATAGTTCTCCCTTTCTTCTTCGTTGCGAAATACAAAGTAAACTCCCAAAGCAACGGGAACTGCTTGGACATTTAAGGTTGTATCTATATATTCTTTGAGTTCTTCCTGCTGATAATATTTTTGAAATGTGTTTAAGCGGGTGACGACTCCATCTCCATAGGGAATCAAACTTTTACTGGGTGCGCTAACTAATACCTGCGCGGACACAATTAATACTTTTTTTGTTAATTTCCACGCTTGACAAAGTGATTCTTTTCGCTGCTCAATATCCTCAATTACATTCAAAACGTATCCCAAGTTCACTACATCTGCGGGAATACGTTCTACTTGGGGAAAATAATAAGGATCCCAACCCGCGCTTTCATAACCTAGTTTTTTAGTTCTTTCTACATCACCACCATAACCACAACCATAGTCAAAAAATGTCAGATTGGTAGTGAGAATTTCCCATTCTATTGCTAGCTTTACAGGACGAGATAAATCAATCCTGGAAATAGCTGCACGATGACGTTCTATGTCAAAAAAGCTTTCAGACATCTGCTGTACAACCCCAGTTAACAGATAACTGTTAACTGTTACACCCATTTTCAGTTAAATAGACCGCGCTGTAGGGGTTTAGCAATGCGCTTTACCCTTACGGTTGATGTGGTTCAAATATGTGAAAACTGCTGTAACAGTACGTTTATTTTCTACTCACCTATGATGTAATAATATTTTTCAACTTTTAGTGACCAGTTCGATCAAATCTTCAACTTTCTTGATGTTTGAATCACCTGCTAAGTATCCAATTCCTCGATGTAAATGTAAGTGTAATTGCTCCGCAAGGGTTTCTTTCTCAGTACCCAAACCATCGTTGTAGCAACGTTGCTTCAGCACAATTAATAACATATCGGAAATTTCACCTCCGAATACTCGCCACGTCATTTCCACATTACTATCTAATCTAATGGGAGTGGGGGAAGGTGGAGTTTTTTCAGATAAAGAACGACATAAAGCCCAACGACATAATATATTCCATTGCTCAATTTTGGTGATGCGTTTGAGTTTAATTAGCTGTTCTTTTGCCGTTTGTGAGAGTTTGACACGCTCAATTGGTGCTTCCATAGGTTTATTTTAGATTTGAGTCTGAAAAACTTTGATTGCGGCTGCTATACCTGCTCCTAGACTAAAATCTTGATAAGCAAGTTCTAAAAGTGCCGCTTCAAGGGCTGAGATACAGGTGAGGATATCACGATCGCAAATAAAACCTAAATGTCCGATACGGAAGATTTTGTTTTTGAGATGATCCTGTCCTCCAGCAATTTCCATATCAAAGCGTTTTTTAACCACTTCACGGATTTTATCTGCTTCTAACTCAGATGTGCTTACTGCTGTTACGGCAGGACTGGCATAATCATCTTGGGCAAATAAGCTTAAATTTAAGCTACGTATCGCTGCCCTGGTAGCTTTCATCACTCGCAGATGACGGGCAAATATGGCTTCTAATCCCTCTTGCTGCATCATTCTCAGGGTGGTTTGCAAAGCCACAATTAGGTTAACTGGTGGTGTGAAGGGAGAAGTATTATTAATGGTGGCAAGGCGATATTTTTCTAAATCTAAGTAATATTTCGGAAACTTAGCTGTTTTATATGCTTCCCAAGCTTTCGCACTGACGGCAACAATACCCAAACCTGGCGGCACCATATAGCCTTTTTGGGAACCTGATACCACCACATCTAATCCCCAGCTATCAACGGGGACATTTACAGAGCCGAGGCTGGTGACAGCATCGATAATACTTAGGGCTTTTCCATGATTTTTGATGTGATGACTGATGGTTTCTAAGTCATTAATTACACCAGTCGAGGTTTCGCTGTGGGTAATAATTACAGCTTTAATTTGTTTCTGGGTATCGGCTTCTAATTTGGTTGCAAACTCTGCGGCAATCAGCGGTTTCCCCCATTCTGCCGCGATAGTTTCCACCTCCAAACCAAATATTTTACATAGTTCAGCCCACCGATCGCCAAATTTTCCATTGGTTCCAACGATGACGCGATCGCCTGGACTGAGAAAGTTAATTATACCCGCTTCCATCGCTGCCGTGCCGCTACCAGCTAGGAGTAATACATCATTTTGGGTTTGATGCAACCATTGTAAATTTTCTGTCACCTCCGCCATCACAGCGCTAAATTCAGAAGAACGATGGCTAATAGGCTGTCTAGCTAGTGCTTGCAGTGCTGTTTGCGGTACCTGTGTTGGACCAGGTATCATCAGTTTGAGTTGATCTTCCATAATGATTCTTGATGTGAAAGTCCCTGATACAGCAGCTTGCAAGTAGATTAACTACGATACCATGTTCTGAAAGTTAGATCCAAAGACTTTTTTGCTGTTAATTTCTAACTCTCCTCTAAAAACTAATCGGGACTACCCACTTTTCCCGGAGGGTGATTGAGTGACCAACGATGATCTACTGAAACTGCGGCAAACTGACAAATTTCTTCAAGATGCTTTTGTTGTGATGCAGCCTTGCGAAGAGTAATAATCAACTGGTTAACCTGCTGCCGCAGTTCCGGATTATTATTAGCTGCGTGCAATGTTTGCCTTTCTAGCAATTGCAGCAACAGTTCGTAGTGGATTGGTGAAGGCAGAGGGATTTGCTCCATGAAGTTGATTCGCTATGCTCCAAGTAATAAAACTAACTTCTATTATCTATCGAAAAATTGTCAGATGGTTAACTATGCTTTTGCTCAGACTTCAGTGGTAAGTGGGTGGGTATAAATATTTATCGTTGTTTATCGTTGAGAAAAGGTAGGAGACAGAGTTTTTTAAGTAAATTTACGTTTTGTTAGGTAATTTAGTGTTTCAGTATCTACTTACTTAATTTCAGATCGAGATTTAGCAAAGAGGTTTTTGACAGCTAATTCCGGATCAGGTTGTTTTACTAGTGATTCCCCTATTAATACAGCAGATGCTCCAGCTTGGGCAACTATATCCAAATCTTCAGGGGTATATAATCCTGATTCACTCACAACTAAGATATTACGCTTCTGTAATTCCTCACCTCTTGCTGCTAGTATTTGGGATGTTGTTTGTAGATCAACGGTAAAATCTTCCAAATTGCGATTATTTATACCTATTAAAGAAACACCATCTAAAGTCAGTACCCGATCTAGTTCTTCTAGAGTATGAACTTCAATCAGTACGGTCATGCTAAGTTTTTTGGCGATTCTTAGGAAGTACTGCAAATCTTGATCAGTGAGAATTGCCGCAATCAATAAAACAGCGTCAGCGCCGCGAACCCGCGCTAAACACATTTGATACGGATGTATAATAAATTCTTTACATAAAAGTGGTAGCTCTACAGTATCACGTATCTTGGCGAGGTTATCAAAGCTACCTTGAAAAAATTTCTCATCTGTTAATACAGATAAGCAGCTAGCACCACCCCGTTCGTACTGTAACGCGATCGCGCTAGGATCGAAATCCTCACGAATTACACCTTTACTGGGAGATGCTTTCTTAACTTCCGCAATTAAGGCAGGTGTGGTTCTCCCTTGACGCAAAGCTGCCAAAAAATCACGAGTGGGAGGTGCCTCCAGTGCTTGCTTTTGCAATTTCTGTAATGGAACTTTTTCCCGCATTTGCTCAACTTCGGTTTCTTTTTGCCAAACAATCTCCTCTAGGATATTGTTTGGCTTTGCATCCGGCAATGCTGCTTGGTAACGGATCATTGATACAGCAATGATGGGACTAGGTTGACGACGACGAATTTGCATGATTTGGCAAAGGTTATAAATCGGGAAATAGTAGCCTATACCAATTTTGGATGAATATGTGACAAAAAAACCTATTATTTTTGAACTATCAACTATAAACTAGTTGACTCATCTTTCGGAGCCTGAGCCGGGTCAACACCCATAGGTGCTACAATATCTCGGAATAAAGTAATTTGTTCATTGAATTCCAGACCTTTAATTTGTTGGAATGCCTCGTCAGCTTGGGAAGATAGCTTATAATCTTCAGGCATTGGGATAATTTCTGCTTTATCCATACCTTGAGCTAAAAGGTACCAAAAAAGAAGTTTTGTAGTGTCACTTAATGCGCCATACTCACGGCTAATTAAAGAATTCTTGCGTTGAATTAAATCCCGTTGAACTTGCAGTTGTTCGTCGTAGGACATTTCTTTAACTTGATTAAACAAGCCTTCAGCGATCGCAGGGGAAACAGTGCTAGCATTGGGTGCTGCGGGAGTGATAGACTCTCCCATTTCTGTATAAATAAACCAAAATAGCGCTAATTGTTGATCTACATCTAATTGTTGAAAAGAATTTAAAACTGATGTGTTGAAGTTAGAAGATATGTTAGCCATGATATTCGTCTGATTTGTAGTGATTCAAACCTAACAAGAATCAAGTATCTAAGAACCAGACTAAAGAGATAAATACTCTATCATCCGGAAGTGATAAAAATACCTAAGATGAAATTAAATGTGATTTTTACCCAACATTTACACCCTACGGATGATTCGCATCACAAAAATAATAGGTAGGACTTGAGTGTAATTAAATTTTATTTCCCATGGAAAATAATACTAGCGTTGTTAATAGTTCAACTTTGGAATATCTGCAAAATCAAATTGTTTATTTCCCACTAATTAATCATTACTTCGCAACCATAAACGATGAAGATTTTCAGGAAACCGCCAATTTGTTTGCAAATGAAGGTAAAATGTATCCTCCCTTCGACTCTGTATTATTAGGTAGAGATGCTATTTTACTTTACCTACAAAAAGAAGCTAAGGGCATGAAGTTACTTCCTGATTCAGTTACTATACAAGAATCAACAATAGAATCAACACATTATCAAGTAACTGGTAAAGTACAAACACCTCTATTTACTGTTAACGTATCTTGGTATTTTGTGATTTCTCAATCTCAGATTATCTCTGTAAAAGTTAAGCTTTTAGCAGCACTTCAAGAGTTACTGCAATTTCAAAAGTAACACCAATTGGAAAAAAGAATGCGACATATCATAGGGGCGAACAAATGTTCGCCCTCATTAGTAAGAAAGCATAGGAATTAGGGCAAACAAGAGTCTACCCATAACTGTTAACTGATCACCGATTTGCGCGCCTTCAGCAAATCAGCAGGTGCAAACACCCCATTCTCAGTCATAATCGCTGTAATCAATTCAGCAGGAGTCACATCAAAAGCTGGATTATAAAAATCCAATCCACTAGTAGGGGTCAAAATTGTATCCCCAACATGGCAGATTTCTGTAGCTTCTCGTTCTTCAATCGGTATTCCACCACCATCGGCTAAATCAAAGTCAATGGTCGAAAGTGGTGCCGCAACATAAAATGGTACATCATGCGCTTTTGAGACTAACGCCAAACTATAAGTACCAATCTTATTCGCCGCATCGCCGTTTGCAGCAATTCTATCAGCACCCACAACAACAGCATCAATTAAACCCTGCTTCATGCAGTGCGCCGCCATACTATCAGTAATTAACGTTACAGGAATCCCTTCTTGAACACATTCCCAGGTAGTTAACTTAGCACCCTGTAAGCGGGGACGTGTCTCATCTGCAAACAGTCTATTAAGTCTTCCTTCCCGCCATGCTGAACGCACCACACCTAAAGCTGTACCATAGCCACCAGTTGCTAAAGCACCTGCGTTACAATGTGTAAGCAAAGTCAACTTTTCCGGCTTATTTGGTAATACCTTTAAACCATGATCTCCAATTGCTTGGCAAGTTTGTAAATCTTCCAATTGCAATGCTTGGGCAGTTTCTAAAAGAGCCTTTCTGATATCTTCGACAGTTCCTAGAGTTTCGTAAGCTACTTGTGTAGCTCGTGAAATTGCCCAGAACAAATTCACAGCCGTTGGACGAGTTGACCGTAGCATCGTCGCAACTGTTTCTAATTGTTGTAAAAATTGGTCACGTTTATCAGTTTCGATTTCCCTTGCACCAAGATACATACCGTATGCAGCAGCTATACCAATAGCAGGGGCACCTCGAACAATCATGGTTTTGATTGCCCTTGCCATATCTTCACTACGGTGAATTTCGACAAAAGTATACTCGTTTGGTAAACGTGTTTGGTCAATCAGGGATACGGCATTGTTATGCCAAATTACGGGATAAACTTGATTGTTGGGAGAATTCATGGCAGAGAGTTAGTAGGGAAAACGCGTCTAAATTGCATACTGTATATTTACATATTTTTTTGCCGGGTGATCTGTTTTGCGAGTAGATCATTTCAAATCATTTGTATTGCTCTAGTAGCCTCAACCCCGCATGAGCAGCACTTTTGACTAAATAAGCTTCACGCCTGCACAAAATCCACTTAAATATAGTTGTAATTTTAATGTAAATGCATCTAAAGGTGGATACTTATCAGTTGTTTTTACTGTATTTTTGTTGTTAGGCTACATAATCCATATTATTCTTTAGCAAATTTTTAAGATGCTAAAAATCTAGTCAACCGCACCTATCAATATTTCTGTTGATATATTCCAGTAAAAGCTGTGTTTTACAATGAATAACACAGGTTGCAGATTTGGAGCAAGAATTTGCAAAGCTTTTGTGATGCACATGTACAACTTGGGATCAAATTAAGTTTCAAGACTGTGTAAAGCTATTGTAAATTTCAGATGAAGTACTATTTTATTCCAACTAAATTTGACAAAAAGTAGGAAAATTATCGTGGGAGGACATTTCTATAGTTCAACATCGTGAAGATTAATTGCTTCATAGTTGATAGTATCTCCAAAATAGCATTGGGCTTAAGTTACTTATTTGATTAGCAAACATAGAAATCCGGTTTTATTTTTGAACTGTAGGCTATGTATAGCCTTCGGTATGAATCAATTGCCGTGCCTCCAGGGGTGCGAAAATCAAATAGTAGTCCTATAGCTAATCGATTAGTAAACAATGGCTGACATTCCAATTGTAAATTCTTAATTCGACAACAGGATCAAAACAGCGATATTTTGTTAAAAATGTTACAAGCAGTCAGGATTAGAAAGCTTGGGCAATTGGTAGGCAATTAAGTCTATCTCTAGTTTTGAACTAATCAAAGTCTTCAAACAAAAGTTGCTGATTTTCTAGTCGATATTAAAATTTCGATCTTACATTAAAGCTGTGTCTTGTGTCTAAAAGTGTCATTAATTTCTGTTACTTTTGAAGTTGGAAAAAACAGTTATATGCCGGAGACATAGAGATCTGCTTATCGCTATTTTTCATGTTCGATGTAATTTCGCAAAAAAAGTTATAACTATCAGGGTACATCTGTTATGCATTTAACACCATGTCCGATCCAAAATACTTATTATCGCTTGTGGAAAGAACCTCTGTGCAGTTATTTTGAAGCAAGAACACAGATTTCATCAATTTTTCAGTGCTGCCTTTTCAAATTTGTAATCCCATTTCGACACAAGTCAATTCAAATTAATTAAGACTGAATCCTAGAGAACACTAACTTTGACAAACCTGGGAAAGACCCCCTAGACTTGCTTTTCTGAGGGGGACACTTCCAAGGTTAGTTGCACATGTTTTGACTAATTAGCTGTATAAACAGCTATCAAATCTTGCTGCTGTTGAATCTGAGCTAGCAGGCACTGAAAAACAGCAGCAACTGCGGAGTTATATCCGCATGAATATTC includes:
- a CDS encoding HEAT repeat domain-containing protein: MNSRIYFIVSLLTVITFVPDNRPVAAEKVKINLPPGIPAIADNQVNTKVINVTQLVEKLRTADVEERRKIIEQLSGTQENIVPALVQAMEDPDPLVKSAVAEVLGNLTDAAVPAIPALIEMMKSGQRAIVPSSYLISPYGYPVIASLPASGNTEERRIPSTPPENPENLLRITAIASLGKIGLPARISATPPLIQALQDPDPWVKLNATWALSEIGASTPLLAYWLEALQSSDPKLRNSAAEIFQDSRSLLRKVFGSEADANTAIPLLVALKDEDVTVRDVAGKGLELLGTKAIPGLIQGLKAPEPIVRLEAAKLLGNLGVTAQSAVPNLVVLLGDSGRYVPPNTNRNGLFLSSLPPLAIPYTPGRRQYPPAPDNPDKLVRINAAIALGKVGDRKAISALTNALKDNNPWMQLSTAWALLKLGQNQGLPVVGRLVQHPNSSIQREALSQIKGYGSQGATYLLPYYGAQLDSRDENKRNNAIIEIGQLGVRALDLVPKLRVILVGKQKNSSGYAATILGQIALDTAVAGQTGNLSPKQRKQAIAQFNKVLQIMEAPNARFNTQPRDRIRNALTRLRSIT
- a CDS encoding AmpG family muropeptide MFS transporter; the encoded protein is MKEIQALQRAFKSRKMGALLLLGFASGLPLFLTSRTLQAWLEDAKIDIAQITLFSLLGLPYSLKFLWSPLLDRFTPPLLGLRRGWLVITQIALVIAITSLGFQQPSQNDQVLQILAVSCLAITFFSATQDIVGDAYRTDILEPEEAKPGASVWVLGYRLSLFAALPLALFLTDRGVEWNIIYFLMAGLMAVSVFVTIWAPREPQLPQPLSKPAPLSSTDVIFLISITGLVTGALWSLFAKKIELPVFNLLLAALLIAWIVTSLLMPAEGLENLANRPPQNLKEAIFLPFKEFFLRVGFPLGCAILAFIFLYRLGDSLVGITSTPFLLQTGFTKTDLAGMFLVGLVPTTVGVLTGGILMTRIGVNRCLWIFGLLQLISNLGYYAVAQAGKDISVLFIAVNVENFCAGLVTVVMVAFLMSLCNHRFTTTQFALFSSLMAISRDVLSAPAGVWAKQTGWSGFFLLTVAAAIPGLLLLPIVAPWKQQITTIPRPGLNEEEV
- a CDS encoding Uma2 family endonuclease, with protein sequence MQVQTKKSNYTNYTPEEYLELEEKADFKSEYRNGKIIPMTGGTTNHNKIAGNFYAFLKFALKGSNYDIYIGDVRLWISKYRQYTYPDVMVIQGEAEYTGTSSTTVMNPCLIVEVLSKSTQNYDQGDKFLYYRSIPELKEYILIDQYEYRVMQYVKTAEGKWILTEIEGKSAVLDLQTIEFKIDFSELYEKVNFAESEE
- a CDS encoding DNA phosphorothioation-associated putative methyltransferase gives rise to the protein MSESFFDIERHRAAISRIDLSRPVKLAIEWEILTTNLTFFDYGCGYGGDVERTKKLGYESAGWDPYYFPQVERIPADVVNLGYVLNVIEDIEQRKESLCQAWKLTKKVLIVSAQVLVSAPSKSLIPYGDGVVTRLNTFQKYYQQEELKEYIDTTLNVQAVPVALGVYFVFRNEEERENYRALRYSSVIYTPSVVITTKRFADYEEILRSLMAFYTHRGRLPVKGELPNQGEILKEFGSFRRAFGVILQVTKEEEWDAIAYRRSLDIQVYLALCHSEGERSYYQLSSAMRHDIKAFFGDFEDACQVADAKLLSLGQPGVVKTACEKSKIGKHTRGALYVHTSALQELDPLLRIYEGCASRFLGSIEGATLIKFYTNEPRISYLSYPNFDDEPHPVLEASININLKTLWVVHTNYKERENPPILHRKETFVTEKYPRYQEFAQLTQQEQKLGLLKQKSEIGTRNGWLKCLATHGVEIRKHQVHPTQNL
- the dndE gene encoding DNA sulfur modification protein DndE, encoding MEAPIERVKLSQTAKEQLIKLKRITKIEQWNILCRWALCRSLSEKTPPSPTPIRLDSNVEMTWRVFGGEISDMLLIVLKQRCYNDGLGTEKETLAEQLHLHLHRGIGYLAGDSNIKKVEDLIELVTKS